GTAGCGTGAGCGACCGGATCCTCGCCGTCGCCGATCTGGGTCTCGTCCCCTACGGCGAGGCGCTCGAACGACAGCGGCTACTCGCGGACGACCGGATAGCAGGCCGCCTCCCGTACGACACGCTCCTCCTGCTCGAACACCCGCCAGTCGTCACCCTCGGCCGAGGCACGAAGAACACGAGCCTGCCCATGGACCCTGAGGCGCTGCGCCGGCGCGGGATCGGCGTCTTCGAGATCGAGCGCGGCGGCGACGTGACCTATCACGGCCCCGGTCAGCTGGTGGGCTACCCCATCTTCGATCTCACGCAGCACCGTCAGGACCTGCATTGGTTCCTACGCCAGCTCGAGGCAGCGCTCATCATGGCGTTGGGCGACCTCGGTATCCCCGCCGAGCCGCGGGCCGGCTACACGGGCGTGTGGACCGGCGGCCGAAAGATCGCGAGCATCGGCATCCACGTGCGCCAGTGGGTGACCTGGCACGGCTTCGCCCTTAACGTGACCACCGACCTTTCGGCGTTCGACCTGATCGTGCCGTGCGGGATCCCGGATGTTGTGATGACCAGCGTGGAGAAGGAGCAAACGCACAGGGGCACAGGCGCGCCAGCGCAACTGGGAGCGCACCTCGCGGCGGCAGTGCGTGAGGCGGTGGTCGCCGGATTCGTGAAGACGTTCGCGTTCAGCGGCACAACAGCACAGACTCCGACCCGCTAGATGCCGTTCCAGCTTCCAGAGCCAGTGGG
The window above is part of the Gemmatimonadales bacterium genome. Proteins encoded here:
- the lipB gene encoding lipoyl(octanoyl) transferase LipB; its protein translation is MSDRILAVADLGLVPYGEALERQRLLADDRIAGRLPYDTLLLLEHPPVVTLGRGTKNTSLPMDPEALRRRGIGVFEIERGGDVTYHGPGQLVGYPIFDLTQHRQDLHWFLRQLEAALIMALGDLGIPAEPRAGYTGVWTGGRKIASIGIHVRQWVTWHGFALNVTTDLSAFDLIVPCGIPDVVMTSVEKEQTHRGTGAPAQLGAHLAAAVREAVVAGFVKTFAFSGTTAQTPTR